A region of the Sinorhizobium arboris LMG 14919 genome:
CGAAGGTCTTCGTCATCTTTCTAGCTTCGTTCCTTTCCTGCGTGGTCGCCACCTTTCAGGGCGTCATCAGCGTCGACCGTACGTTGATCAGCGCCGCACGCGTGCTCGGGGCCAATGACGGCGTTCTTTTCTATCGCGTGATCATTCCTGCCTCCATTCCATTCATTCTGGTCGGCGTCAGGATCGGGCTCGGGTCGGCCTGGGCAACGGTCGTCGCGGCCGAGCTCATCGCCGCGCAATCGGGCCTTGGTTTCCGAATGCAGCAGGCGCAACTCTACTACGACCTTCCCACCATCTTTGTCAGTCTCATCACGATAGGCATTCTCGGCCTGCTCATGGACCGCATCGTCCAGGCGACGGACCGCCGTCTGACCCGGTGGCAGGAGCGCGCGCAATGACAGCTGTTCCGTCCCCCGCTCCGACCCTGGTCTCAGGGCCGAAGATTTCATTTCAGAACGTCACGCGCCGTTTCGGCGAAGGCGAGAACTCGGTCCTCGCGCTCGACCGGCTGAGCCTGGATATCGGCGACGGTGAATTCGTCACCGTGGTCGGGCCGTCCGGCTGCGGCAAGTCGACGGCCATGAACATTGCGGCCGGCCTGACGGACGTGTCGGACGGACGTGTTCTGGTCGACGGCAAGCCGGTCGAAGGGCCGGGGCCCGAACGCGGCGTGATCTTCCAGCAATATGCGTTGTTTCCGTGGCTGACGGTTCGTCAGAACGTCGAATTCGGCCTGCGCATCAAGCATATGCCGGCAGCCGAGCGCAGGCGC
Encoded here:
- a CDS encoding ABC transporter permease, whose amino-acid sequence is MAPIVLNLIALAFAVGVWWVITAAGLVVLPGPAEVFRRAQELIASGQLPLDVVSSLRRVLAGFLLGVAAAIPVGFLMGWYRVARALIEPYIQFFRMIPPLAVIPLAIVTMGIDEAPKVFVIFLASFLSCVVATFQGVISVDRTLISAARVLGANDGVLFYRVIIPASIPFILVGVRIGLGSAWATVVAAELIAAQSGLGFRMQQAQLYYDLPTIFVSLITIGILGLLMDRIVQATDRRLTRWQERAQ